A stretch of the Candidatus Binatia bacterium genome encodes the following:
- a CDS encoding glycosyltransferase family 39 protein — protein sequence MLDGHFVLRIGALAAAGAGVVLWPRSHAGYGLAFWLWAGGIAAYVLSFRRADRALAPPPAIVQFGLIGVLALAAALRLVALQDIPANISIDEILPSLEALHIARGGAPNVFSSVGWFSMPNLTFSFGALVMRLAGPDAFLAARLSSVLMGIGGVASVFLLARRLFGDRVGLMASFFMAVSFWHIHNSRTGFPFVQSSLWTALALYLLVRARQDRSRTVLALAGVILGLALQCYFPIRILLLLCPLFWLADWLLDPVPLRTMAADTATFWGATLLVLAPLLVSVPWDVLAGHSQDVLLSHPGRLQHFEALYHVTGLPAVLGRNLQEAAAMFTEWADVCVMNRSPAGLLDTGTLIALVIGVLAAVLQGDTRALLLVVWAALTFVLGVAFSDAPRASYRLAPAMPALLTLAAFGVDRALLAATPPWRWYRLSVRPVLIAGIGLWLLLQNYHLFFIDYAEGDGRENADSAARRLALSHCDGRMFCFVGDWLAMNATVSQEPPALDLFCPEHRPVDASQIPGGIETTRPATFLILLADSRVTETLRRCYPSAQVTTHRRRDGRPLFTSVDVSIADLVSGRSCPVQTQAP from the coding sequence ATGCTCGACGGGCATTTCGTTCTCCGCATTGGCGCGCTGGCTGCCGCAGGCGCGGGTGTCGTACTGTGGCCGCGGTCGCACGCGGGGTACGGCTTGGCGTTTTGGCTGTGGGCGGGGGGCATCGCTGCCTATGTTCTCAGTTTTCGGCGCGCCGACCGAGCCTTGGCGCCGCCACCGGCGATCGTTCAATTCGGCCTCATCGGTGTCCTTGCCCTTGCGGCCGCCCTGCGGCTTGTCGCGCTCCAAGATATCCCAGCCAACATCAGCATCGATGAAATCCTGCCCAGCCTCGAAGCCCTGCATATCGCGCGGGGCGGCGCGCCGAACGTGTTCTCCAGCGTCGGCTGGTTCAGCATGCCGAACCTGACCTTTTCGTTTGGCGCGCTGGTCATGAGGCTCGCGGGTCCCGATGCGTTTCTTGCGGCGCGGCTGTCCTCGGTGTTGATGGGGATCGGTGGCGTTGCCTCCGTGTTCTTGCTGGCGCGCCGGCTCTTCGGGGATCGCGTCGGGCTGATGGCGAGCTTTTTCATGGCTGTTTCGTTCTGGCACATCCACAACAGCCGGACCGGGTTTCCGTTTGTACAATCGTCGCTGTGGACGGCCCTGGCGCTCTACCTGCTGGTGCGTGCGCGGCAGGACCGGAGCCGCACCGTGCTGGCCCTTGCCGGCGTGATTCTAGGCTTGGCACTGCAATGTTATTTCCCCATACGCATCCTTCTCCTGCTGTGCCCGCTCTTCTGGCTTGCGGACTGGTTGCTGGATCCCGTCCCGCTACGGACGATGGCGGCCGACACGGCCACGTTTTGGGGGGCGACATTGCTCGTTTTGGCACCACTGCTTGTGTCCGTGCCCTGGGATGTGCTCGCCGGCCACTCGCAAGACGTGCTGCTCTCGCATCCGGGAAGGCTACAGCATTTTGAAGCCTTGTATCACGTCACGGGTCTGCCGGCGGTGTTGGGCCGCAACCTTCAGGAAGCGGCAGCGATGTTCACAGAATGGGCGGACGTCTGTGTGATGAATCGTTCTCCGGCCGGCTTGTTGGATACGGGGACGCTGATCGCCTTGGTCATCGGTGTCCTTGCTGCCGTGCTGCAGGGCGACACGCGTGCGCTCCTGCTCGTAGTGTGGGCGGCCCTCACCTTTGTGCTGGGCGTGGCGTTCAGCGATGCGCCGCGGGCATCCTACAGGCTTGCGCCGGCCATGCCGGCGCTGCTCACCCTTGCGGCGTTTGGCGTCGACCGCGCACTCCTCGCGGCGACGCCCCCGTGGCGCTGGTACCGCCTCAGCGTGCGGCCGGTGTTGATCGCCGGTATCGGGCTGTGGCTGCTGCTGCAGAACTACCACTTGTTCTTCATCGACTACGCCGAGGGAGACGGCCGGGAGAATGCCGATTCCGCTGCGCGAAGACTGGCCTTGTCGCACTGCGATGGGCGCATGTTCTGCTTCGTGGGGGATTGGCTCGCCATGAATGCGACCGTGTCTCAAGAGCCGCCTGCCTTGGACCTGTTTTGCCCCGAGCATCGGCCCGTAGATGCCAGCCAGATCCCTGGAGGGATAGAGACTACACGGCCCGCCACCTTCCTGATCCTCTTGGCGGACTCCCGTGTGACTGAGACTCTGCGCCGCTGCTACCCTTCCGCGCAGGTCACCACGCACCGGAGGCGCGATGGGCGCCCGCTGTTCACCAGTGTGGATGTCTCCATCGCCGACCTGGTCAGCGGCAGATCGTGTCCGGTCCAAACTCAGGCGCCGTGA